One Salvia splendens isolate huo1 chromosome 22, SspV2, whole genome shotgun sequence DNA segment encodes these proteins:
- the LOC121785914 gene encoding calmodulin-lysine N-methyltransferase-like: protein MEPHQSQSTPKPSSLRWQILRRALLRRPSNSGDSSDNISLEKVSRRTRSGFNLIPCYVVNDGGEDPNSLSKRDVCYRYTLPLPNAPELFLRQRWEDRVDLNDFEVCNRYNIDNTGLVCQWPSEDVLAYYCMSHLDNFRNKRVIELGSGYGLAGFVIAVAAEALEVVISDGNPQVVDYIQHNININSAALGSTKVKPMILHWDQHDVSDISGSFDIIVASDCTFFKKFHKGLARTIRCLLKEHGPSEALLFSPKRDDSLDKFLLEVEASGMHFTITEAYDAEIWRRHKSIINGDHSWPNYEPDHCYPLLVSITR, encoded by the exons ATGGAGCCTCATCAGTCACAGTCAACGCCGAAGCCCTCGTCTTTGCGCTGGCAAATCCTACGCCGCGCTCTTCTTCGCCGTCCATCCAATTCCG GTGATTCCAGTGACAATATCAGTTTAGAAAAAGTATCGCGACGAACGAGAAGTGGATTCAATCTGATACCATGCTATGTGGTGAATGACGGCGGCGAAGATCCAAATTCTTTGTCTAAGAGAGATGTTTGTTACCGCTACACATTGCCGCTTCCTAATGCTCCTGAGCTTTTTCTACG tcaaAGATGGGAAGATCGCGTTGATCTCAATGACTTTGAAGTCTGTAATCGATACAACATAGATAATACTGGACTTGTCT GTCAGTGGCCTTCAGAGGATGTACTTGCTTATTATTGCATGTCACATCTTGATAATTTCAG GAATAAAAGAGTTATCGAACTTGGATCAGGGTACGGCCTAGCTGGTTTTGTTATTGCTGTGGCTGCAGAAGCATTAGAAGTGGTGATATCAGATGGAAACCCTCAAGTTGTTGATT ATATACAGCATAACATCAATATCAACTCTGCTGCACTCGGCAGTACAAAGGTGAAGCCAATGATCCTGCACTGGGATCAGCACGATGTATCAGATATTTCTGGATCCTTTGACATCATTGTTGCGAGTGACTG CACTTTTTTCAAGAAATTCCACAAAGGGCTGGCTCGAACAATCAGATGCTTGCTTAAAGAGCATGGTCCCTCTGAAGCCCTACTCTTTAGCCCCAAAAGAGATGATTCGTTAGACAAATTTCTGCTGGAAGTTGAGGCTAGTGGGATGCACTTCACTATCACCGAGGCCTACGATGCAGAAATATGGAGACGGCATAAAAGTATCATCAACGGCGATCACTCCTGGCCCAACTATGAGCCGGACCACTGTTACCCTTTATTGGTCAGCATTACACGGTGA
- the LOC121785918 gene encoding thaumatin-like protein 1 — translation MASSLNILFITLLLHLSQAKGATFTFVNKCSQTIWPAILGSPQLETTGFELQKSGSRAFQAPTGWSGRFWGRTGCNFDETGHGSCQTGDCGSGQLECNGAGATAATLAEFTLGSGSMDFYDVSLVDGYNLPMLVEPGGGGSGQCASTGCVDDLNQRCPAELRAGSGGACRSACDVFNTPEYCCKGEYGSPATCKPSAYSQAFKSACPKSYSYAYDDATSTFTCTAADYVITFCPSHPSQKSSKSDDATTADDSGSGSEPGSDTGTGAETGPGSVQEAILADGSWLADLATGDSSPSATVKALLAVIVVHLAVSLVLFQL, via the exons aTGGCTTCTTCCTTAAATATCCTCTTCATCACTCTCCTCCTCCACCTCTCCCAAGCCAAGG GTGCAACATTCACATTTGTAAACAAATGCTCCCAAACAATTTGGCCAGCAATTCTAGGAAGTCCGCAGCTCGAAACCACAGGCTTCGAGCTCCAGAAATCCGGTTCGCGCGCCTTCCAGGCGCCAACCGGCTGGTCCGGCCGCTTCTGGGGCCGGACCGGCTGCAATTTCGATGAAACCGGCCACGGCTCCTGCCAAACCGGCGACTGCGGCTCCGGCCAATTGGAGTGCAACGGCGCCGGCGCCACCGCCGCCACGCTCGCCGAATTCACCCTCGGCTCCGGCTCCATGGACTTCTACGACGTCAGCCTCGTCGACGGCTACAATCTCCCGATGCTCGTCGAGCCCGGCGGCGGCGGATCGGGGCAGTGCGCGTCGACCGGCTGCGTGGATGATCTCAACCAGAGGTGCCCGGCGGAGCTGAGGGCGGGGAGCGGCGGCGCCTGCCGGAGCGCGTGCGACGTTTTCAACACGCCGGAGTACTGCTGCAAGGGCGAGTACGGATCGCCGGCGACGTGCAAGCCGTCGGCGTACTCGCAGGCGTTCAAGAGCGCGTGCCCTAAGTCGTACAGCTACGCCTACGACGACGCCACCAGCACCTTCACCTGCACCGCCGCCGATTACGTCATCACCTTCTGCCCCTCCCACCCTAG ccaaaaatcatcaaaatcgGATGATGCTACCACGGCGGATGATTCCGGGTCGGGTTCGGAGCCCGGATCCGATACGGGGACCGGGGCGGAAACCGGACCCGGGTCGGTGCAGGAGGCTATTTTGGCGGACGGGTCATGGTTGGCGGATTTGGCAACGGGGGACTCGAGTCCTAGTGCCACAGTGAAAGCATTGCTGGCAGTTATTGTTGTACATCTAGCTGTTTCACTTGTACTTTTTCAATTGTAA